A window of the Lysinibacillus irui genome harbors these coding sequences:
- the ruvB gene encoding Holliday junction branch migration DNA helicase RuvB — MSERMMASEAGSYDEQFELSLRPQRLAQYIGQHKVKENLQIFIEAAKLRQESLDHVLLYGPPGLGKTTLAAVIANEMNVNVRMTSGPAIERPGDLAAILSSLEPGDVLFIDEIHRLPRAIEEVLYPAMEDFCLDIVVGKGPEARSVRLDLPPFTLVGATTRAGALSAPLRDRFGVLLRLEYYDDRSLAEIVVRSAHLFEVEIEQVAAMEMARRSRGTPRIANRLLKRVRDYAQVLGDGMITEGLAQQALELLQVDPRGLDHIDHKLVTNMIERFRGGPVGLDTLAASIGEERVTIEDVYEPYLMQIGLIQRTPRGRVATHLAYEHFGYEYPQQT; from the coding sequence ATGTCTGAACGTATGATGGCAAGTGAGGCAGGAAGCTATGATGAGCAATTTGAATTATCTTTACGCCCACAAAGACTAGCACAGTATATTGGGCAGCATAAAGTAAAGGAAAATTTACAAATATTCATTGAAGCAGCAAAGCTTCGCCAAGAAAGTTTAGATCATGTGCTGTTATATGGGCCTCCAGGACTTGGGAAAACGACATTAGCTGCTGTTATCGCGAATGAGATGAATGTCAATGTCCGTATGACAAGTGGACCAGCGATTGAGCGTCCAGGAGATTTAGCAGCTATTTTAAGTTCACTAGAGCCTGGGGACGTTTTATTTATTGATGAAATTCATCGACTCCCCCGTGCCATTGAAGAAGTGTTATATCCAGCAATGGAGGACTTCTGTTTAGATATTGTGGTTGGGAAAGGTCCAGAAGCACGTTCAGTTCGACTTGATTTACCTCCCTTTACCCTTGTAGGTGCTACAACAAGAGCTGGCGCCTTATCTGCCCCTCTAAGAGACCGTTTTGGAGTTTTACTACGATTAGAATATTACGATGATCGTTCTCTTGCAGAAATTGTGGTGCGCAGTGCTCATTTATTTGAAGTGGAAATTGAGCAAGTAGCGGCAATGGAAATGGCGAGGCGTTCACGTGGAACCCCCCGAATAGCCAATCGTCTATTGAAACGAGTGCGAGATTATGCACAAGTGCTTGGAGATGGTATGATAACGGAGGGACTTGCACAGCAAGCGCTAGAACTGTTACAAGTCGATCCTAGGGGTCTTGATCATATTGATCATAAACTTGTCACGAACATGATTGAGCGCTTCCGAGGAGGTCCAGTGGGCTTAGATACACTTGCTGCATCAATTGGTGAGGAAAGGGTTACGATAGAGGATGTATATGAGCCCTATTTGATGCAAATTGGCCTAATTCAGCGTACACCACGTGGAAGAGTAGCCACACATTTAGCTTACGAACATTTTGGATATGAATATCCCCAACAAACATAA
- a CDS encoding transcription repressor NadR, with amino-acid sequence MKKMLGEERRLQLLTQLKKSKTPITGTDLAKFANVSRQVIVNDMTLLKARNEPIIATSQGYLYMHQEHLQQTVERTLPCLHTSDQTEDELMTIVDCGGTVKNVIVEHPIYGELIASIMVSNRHEVKQFIERVNETQANYLSALTGGIHLHVITAPSVEVLTLIEQALEKKGYLVQDQ; translated from the coding sequence ATGAAAAAAATGTTAGGCGAAGAACGCCGACTGCAACTATTAACACAATTAAAAAAAAGTAAAACTCCTATAACTGGGACAGACTTGGCTAAGTTTGCTAATGTTTCTAGACAAGTGATCGTCAATGATATGACTTTATTAAAGGCAAGAAATGAGCCCATTATTGCAACGAGTCAGGGCTACCTTTATATGCATCAGGAACATTTACAGCAAACTGTTGAACGCACTCTCCCTTGTTTGCATACCTCTGATCAAACAGAAGATGAATTAATGACGATTGTTGATTGTGGTGGTACAGTGAAAAATGTCATTGTCGAGCACCCAATATACGGAGAACTCATAGCATCGATTATGGTATCTAACCGTCATGAAGTGAAACAATTTATAGAACGTGTTAACGAAACACAGGCAAATTATTTATCAGCTCTCACAGGCGGCATTCATTTGCATGTTATTACTGCACCTTCTGTTGAGGTATTAACTTTGATTGAACAAGCTCTAGAAAAAAAGGGATACTTAGTGCAAGATCAATAA
- the ruvA gene encoding Holliday junction branch migration protein RuvA, which translates to MYDYLKGQITRITPEYIVLEQQGIGWQLNTPNPFAFRASALEQQIYVHLHVREDAQVLYGFPNLDQRELFRKLILVSGIGPKGALAILATGNPQQVISAIEREDEAFLVKFPGVGKKTARQMILDLKGKLGSLLDTIELPSTEDELPLFGVNPYKHELEEAILALMALGYSEKELEKIRPQLEDNDKLETTDAFMKQALQLLLKLK; encoded by the coding sequence ATGTATGATTATTTAAAAGGACAAATTACTCGTATTACACCAGAATATATTGTACTTGAACAACAGGGTATTGGCTGGCAACTTAATACCCCTAACCCGTTTGCGTTTCGAGCATCTGCTCTTGAACAACAGATATACGTTCATTTGCATGTTCGAGAAGATGCACAGGTTTTATATGGTTTCCCTAATCTAGATCAACGAGAACTGTTTAGAAAGCTAATTTTAGTATCTGGTATAGGACCAAAGGGGGCTCTAGCTATTCTAGCTACAGGCAACCCGCAACAGGTTATTAGTGCGATTGAACGGGAAGACGAGGCGTTTTTAGTAAAGTTCCCTGGAGTAGGGAAGAAAACAGCTCGTCAAATGATACTAGATTTAAAAGGTAAGCTAGGCTCTCTATTAGATACAATAGAGTTACCTAGTACAGAAGATGAGCTACCGTTATTTGGTGTCAATCCTTATAAACATGAACTAGAAGAAGCCATACTTGCCTTAATGGCACTTGGTTATTCTGAAAAGGAGCTCGAAAAAATTCGACCACAGCTTGAGGATAATGACAAGCTTGAGACGACAGATGCCTTTATGAAACAAGCACTGCAACTACTGTTAAAATTAAAATAA
- a CDS encoding Spo0B domain-containing protein, translated as MNNQSLTISEVLRFANHDYVNQLQLIRMNLDLGRIDETKELIQHYSEQLRVFSILNRLQLPQTIEWLQTAGWRYPSLAWKLSGEIKKPVTNDIDQEVVDYLNKTVLHVYDTLDPFTEQILTLDVRVDDHTFAVTFTLNGLWSADAFTEKGLKQFDIQTIEQSNTRWQYVLSANRE; from the coding sequence ATGAACAATCAATCACTAACCATTAGTGAAGTATTACGTTTTGCAAATCATGATTATGTGAATCAACTGCAACTGATTCGCATGAATTTAGATTTAGGTAGAATTGATGAAACAAAGGAACTTATTCAGCATTATTCAGAACAACTAAGAGTGTTTTCTATCCTCAATCGACTACAATTACCACAAACAATAGAATGGCTACAAACAGCAGGATGGCGTTATCCATCATTAGCATGGAAGCTAAGCGGTGAGATAAAAAAGCCTGTGACCAATGATATTGATCAGGAAGTTGTAGATTATTTAAACAAAACAGTTTTGCATGTTTATGATACATTAGATCCGTTTACAGAGCAGATCCTAACGCTTGATGTACGTGTTGACGATCATACATTTGCCGTGACATTCACGCTAAATGGGTTATGGAGTGCTGATGCATTCACCGAAAAAGGTTTGAAACAATTCGACATTCAAACAATTGAGCAGTCAAATACGCGCTGGCAATATGTCTTGAGTGCAAATAGGGAGTGA
- a CDS encoding aminoglycoside phosphotransferase family protein: MDGEKAYIVEEVKPNIWKYKYQSNNYFVKRAKQVEIAEKVRAIHRQLGRLEPSLILPIVQSDDEQLIVQVWQEGSHGANFAHKKDRKESLKLLIALHDTHKKIAWQRVPGLHTYSQLLKWQMRHMRFKSRRNEFRAFLTKEEIDQILHYSDKSLQLIALEDVPEKDITLLHGDVVHHNFLWCSDGQLRLIDFDLAHLGEADDEYILWLHRVLPAVDYDLAKVFAELPELKRLDKRKLHRLKYPNELLREWLFAVDLPLEQQLVFLDYLVPFTKRALTYWPKLWYDIDRFVKK, from the coding sequence ATCGATGGTGAAAAAGCGTATATAGTAGAAGAGGTAAAGCCAAATATTTGGAAATATAAGTATCAATCGAATAATTATTTTGTTAAACGAGCAAAGCAAGTGGAAATTGCGGAGAAGGTGAGAGCTATTCATCGCCAGTTAGGAAGATTGGAGCCTTCTCTCATTTTACCAATAGTCCAAAGCGATGATGAGCAATTAATTGTGCAAGTTTGGCAAGAGGGAAGTCATGGCGCTAACTTTGCACATAAAAAGGATCGTAAGGAATCTCTTAAATTATTAATTGCTTTACATGATACACATAAAAAAATTGCTTGGCAGCGAGTGCCAGGCTTGCATACCTACTCACAACTTTTAAAGTGGCAAATGCGTCATATGCGTTTTAAAAGTAGAAGAAATGAGTTTCGAGCATTTCTAACAAAAGAAGAAATAGATCAAATTTTGCACTACAGCGATAAATCGCTACAATTGATTGCACTAGAGGATGTACCAGAAAAAGACATCACACTCTTACATGGGGATGTTGTCCATCATAATTTTTTATGGTGCTCTGATGGACAATTGCGTTTAATTGATTTTGATTTAGCACATCTTGGAGAAGCGGATGATGAATATATTTTATGGTTGCATCGGGTATTACCAGCTGTCGATTATGACCTTGCAAAGGTTTTTGCTGAATTACCGGAGCTGAAGCGATTGGATAAAAGAAAGCTCCATCGTTTGAAATATCCGAATGAATTATTACGTGAATGGCTTTTTGCAGTGGATTTACCATTAGAGCAACAGCTAGTATTTTTAGATTATTTAGTGCCATTTACAAAACGAGCCCTCACCTATTGGCCAAAACTGTGGTACGATATTGATAGATTTGTCAAGAAATGA
- a CDS encoding LysM peptidoglycan-binding domain-containing protein, protein MRIHIVQKGDTLWKIAKEYGISFEDLKRLNVHLANPDYIVPGMEIILPEKINKEPHRDSHKEMPKKETQVHKETPTKESPKKEVQRPMPPPPPIVPPPPAPMPMPEPQMIPIPIPMPMPMQMPQQPMWVPQPVEMNWHQQVVMPQVEQTVTPPPVQIQPPPPPAPTPPPPPVAKPKPMPVPQPAPQPPMHIMPQMPVVPHCSSCHQPIYHHQMWWPMQMQPQVEHYAMPQPPMSYDMPDHKVGGMEDFLESTSPFFPTHNEQMKPQFDMMPNMNMGMPDMNMGQSCGCGSQPMPMPMPMPDMNMGQSCGCGTKPMPMPDCGCHNQPMMMPNWQMDPCQCQPPCPSGAGPWMSPHYFPGGMTPYRW, encoded by the coding sequence TTGCGTATTCATATTGTTCAAAAGGGAGACACATTGTGGAAGATTGCGAAAGAGTACGGCATTTCGTTTGAAGATTTGAAGCGGCTCAATGTCCATCTTGCCAACCCAGACTATATTGTTCCAGGCATGGAGATTATATTGCCTGAAAAAATAAACAAAGAGCCGCATAGAGATTCACATAAAGAAATGCCGAAAAAGGAAACACAAGTGCATAAGGAGACACCGACAAAGGAAAGCCCTAAAAAGGAGGTACAACGACCGATGCCACCGCCACCGCCGATTGTACCACCACCACCAGCTCCTATGCCAATGCCAGAACCACAAATGATTCCAATACCAATACCAATGCCAATGCCAATGCAGATGCCCCAACAACCGATGTGGGTACCGCAGCCTGTGGAAATGAATTGGCACCAACAAGTGGTAATGCCACAAGTAGAACAAACTGTTACTCCACCACCCGTACAAATACAGCCACCTCCGCCGCCAGCACCTACACCGCCACCACCACCAGTAGCAAAACCAAAGCCAATGCCCGTGCCACAACCAGCACCACAGCCACCAATGCATATCATGCCACAAATGCCTGTTGTACCACATTGCTCAAGTTGTCACCAGCCGATTTATCATCATCAAATGTGGTGGCCAATGCAGATGCAGCCACAGGTAGAGCATTATGCGATGCCACAGCCACCGATGTCCTATGATATGCCAGATCATAAGGTTGGGGGGATGGAAGACTTTTTAGAATCTACGTCACCGTTTTTCCCTACTCATAATGAGCAAATGAAACCACAATTTGATATGATGCCTAATATGAATATGGGGATGCCTGATATGAATATGGGCCAATCTTGTGGTTGTGGTAGCCAACCAATGCCGATGCCAATGCCAATGCCAGACATGAATATGGGTCAATCTTGTGGCTGTGGTACAAAACCAATGCCAATGCCAGACTGTGGTTGTCATAACCAACCAATGATGATGCCTAATTGGCAAATGGATCCTTGCCAATGTCAACCGCCGTGCCCATCAGGAGCAGGACCATGGATGTCACCGCACTATTTCCCAGGCGGGATGACGCCTTATCGATGGTGA
- the obgE gene encoding GTPase ObgE, whose protein sequence is MFVDHVKIYVKGGDGGDGMVAFRREKYVPNGGPAGGDGGHGGNVVFEVDEGLRTLMDFRYKRHFKAPRGEHGMSKGMHGKNADDLIIKVPPGTVVINEETNAVIADLVEHQQRAIIAKAGRGGRGNSRFATPANPAPELSEKGEPGQELNVILELKVLADVGLVGFPSVGKSTLLSVVSAAKPKIGAYHFTTIVPNLGMIETDDHRSFAMADLPGLIEGAHEGVGLGHQFLRHIERTRVIVHVIDMSGMEGRDPYEDYLTINEELKQYNLRLTERPQIIVANKMDMPDAEENLAEFRQKVGEEVQIFPISAISRQGLKELLFAIADLLEVTPEFPLYDDLEEQSEATVMYKHEAKGEDFEITRDDDGTFIISGYAIERLFKMTDFSREDGIRRFARQLRAMGVDEALRERGAQDGDTVRLQEFEFEFVD, encoded by the coding sequence ATGTTTGTCGATCACGTAAAAATTTATGTTAAAGGTGGCGACGGCGGAGACGGTATGGTAGCCTTTCGTCGTGAAAAATATGTACCCAATGGTGGTCCAGCAGGTGGCGATGGTGGACATGGTGGTAATGTAGTATTTGAAGTAGACGAAGGTCTCCGTACATTAATGGACTTCCGTTACAAACGCCATTTTAAGGCTCCTCGTGGTGAACATGGGATGAGTAAAGGCATGCATGGTAAAAATGCTGATGATTTAATTATTAAAGTGCCACCAGGAACAGTGGTTATCAATGAGGAAACGAACGCTGTCATTGCCGATTTAGTCGAGCACCAACAAAGAGCTATTATTGCAAAAGCAGGACGCGGTGGCCGTGGGAATTCAAGATTTGCCACACCTGCTAACCCAGCGCCAGAACTTTCTGAAAAAGGTGAGCCAGGACAAGAATTAAATGTTATATTAGAGTTAAAAGTTTTAGCAGATGTAGGGTTAGTAGGTTTCCCAAGTGTTGGTAAATCAACGCTTTTATCTGTTGTTTCTGCAGCTAAACCAAAAATTGGTGCTTATCATTTTACAACCATTGTACCGAATTTAGGGATGATTGAAACAGATGATCACCGAAGCTTTGCGATGGCAGATTTACCGGGGCTAATCGAAGGAGCACACGAAGGGGTAGGATTAGGCCATCAATTTTTAAGACATATTGAGCGTACACGGGTTATTGTTCATGTCATTGATATGTCAGGAATGGAAGGCCGCGATCCGTATGAGGATTATTTAACAATCAATGAAGAACTGAAACAATATAATCTTCGTTTAACAGAGCGTCCACAAATTATTGTTGCCAATAAAATGGATATGCCAGATGCAGAAGAAAACTTAGCGGAATTCCGCCAAAAGGTCGGAGAGGAAGTACAAATCTTCCCGATTTCTGCTATTTCACGTCAAGGGTTAAAAGAGCTTCTATTTGCCATTGCGGATCTATTAGAAGTAACGCCTGAATTCCCTCTATATGATGACTTAGAGGAGCAATCAGAGGCAACAGTCATGTACAAGCATGAAGCAAAAGGCGAAGATTTCGAAATTACTCGTGATGATGATGGTACCTTTATTATTAGTGGTTATGCGATTGAACGTTTATTTAAAATGACAGACTTTAGCCGTGAAGATGGAATTCGTCGTTTTGCTCGACAATTGCGTGCAATGGGTGTGGACGAGGCTCTTCGAGAACGTGGAGCACAAGATGGCGATACAGTACGCCTACAAGAGTTTGAATTTGAATTTGTCGATTAA
- a CDS encoding ACT domain-containing protein, with translation MKNVANQRYYLVREDVLTDAMQKTLEAKHLLSSGSVSSIWDAVKQVDLSRSAFYKYRDAVFPFHSIVQERILTVFLQLQDRKGTLAKLLETVTITHCNVLTIHQTIPIQGRANVTLSLDVTSMTCDLDDLIQQLKRLDFVESAEVISSGAL, from the coding sequence ATGAAGAATGTTGCGAATCAGCGATATTATTTAGTTCGTGAGGATGTTTTAACGGATGCAATGCAAAAAACTTTGGAGGCGAAACACCTACTATCAAGTGGTTCAGTATCCTCCATTTGGGATGCGGTAAAGCAGGTGGATTTATCGCGAAGTGCGTTTTACAAATATCGTGATGCGGTTTTTCCTTTTCATTCAATTGTGCAGGAACGCATTTTAACAGTCTTTTTACAGCTTCAAGATAGAAAAGGAACACTTGCCAAGCTTTTAGAAACGGTGACCATTACACATTGTAATGTATTGACAATTCATCAAACAATCCCTATTCAGGGTCGTGCTAATGTTACATTATCATTGGATGTAACGAGCATGACCTGTGACCTTGATGATCTCATCCAGCAATTAAAACGCTTAGATTTTGTTGAATCAGCAGAAGTGATTAGTTCTGGTGCATTATAA
- a CDS encoding thiol-disulfide oxidoreductase DCC family protein: MGGIILFDGVCNFCDSTVQFIIKRDQAGYFQFASLQSDFGQNLLAQFNISKNIDSVILIEHGQVFFESTAALKICKKLDRLWPCLYLFILVPPFIRNALYRLFAKYRYRLFGQKSECLLPTPSQRQRFLS; this comes from the coding sequence ATGGGTGGGATCATTTTATTTGATGGTGTCTGTAATTTTTGTGATAGCACGGTTCAATTTATTATTAAGCGTGATCAAGCTGGCTATTTTCAATTTGCCTCACTTCAAAGTGATTTTGGCCAAAACCTACTAGCGCAGTTCAATATTTCAAAGAATATAGATAGTGTGATTCTTATTGAACATGGGCAAGTTTTTTTTGAATCAACAGCTGCTCTAAAAATATGTAAGAAATTAGATAGGCTGTGGCCTTGCTTGTATCTTTTCATCCTCGTGCCACCATTTATACGCAATGCGCTATACCGCCTATTTGCCAAATATCGCTATCGTTTATTCGGTCAGAAAAGTGAATGTCTTTTGCCAACACCTTCTCAACGACAAAGATTCCTCTCCTAA
- the pheA gene encoding prephenate dehydratase, translating to MTKQQWENRIAYLGPEASFTYLATKATFPNEWLIPCATIPECIEAVAEGKVDLAVVPLENALEGSVTLTLDYLFHEATLYVTGELLLKIQQHLMVNKAQKDHWQSIEGVYSHPHALAQCHKYLFYRFSHVPLHQTTSTAAAAKYVSENPEECIAAVGNAAAAEKYGLEIVESNIHDFHFNHTRFFVLSKQNKRLPQELSEGQAKTTFMITLPTDRSGALHQVLSVFAWRQLNLSKIESRPLKTGLGDYFFMIDVLADEKEPMMRGAMEELAALGCKVKSLGTYFTYLTSDDAE from the coding sequence ATGACAAAGCAACAATGGGAAAATCGAATTGCCTATTTAGGACCAGAAGCATCATTTACATACTTAGCAACAAAGGCTACTTTTCCAAATGAGTGGCTTATACCATGCGCAACGATTCCAGAATGTATTGAGGCTGTCGCAGAGGGAAAGGTTGATTTAGCTGTCGTACCTTTAGAAAATGCCTTAGAAGGTTCTGTAACGTTAACATTAGATTACTTATTCCATGAGGCAACACTGTATGTGACTGGTGAATTACTCCTTAAAATCCAGCAACATTTAATGGTCAATAAAGCGCAGAAGGATCATTGGCAATCGATCGAGGGTGTCTATTCCCATCCTCATGCGCTTGCACAATGTCATAAATATTTATTTTATCGTTTCAGTCATGTACCATTACATCAAACTACTTCAACTGCAGCTGCAGCAAAATATGTATCTGAAAACCCAGAAGAATGTATAGCGGCAGTCGGTAATGCGGCGGCAGCGGAAAAGTATGGCCTTGAAATAGTGGAGTCGAATATCCATGATTTCCATTTTAACCATACACGCTTCTTTGTATTGTCTAAACAAAATAAACGCTTGCCACAAGAGCTATCAGAGGGGCAAGCAAAAACGACATTTATGATAACATTGCCGACTGATCGTTCAGGGGCGTTACATCAGGTGCTTTCTGTTTTTGCCTGGCGTCAACTGAATTTAAGTAAAATTGAATCACGTCCACTTAAAACAGGTTTAGGCGATTATTTCTTCATGATTGATGTATTAGCAGATGAAAAAGAACCGATGATGCGTGGGGCAATGGAAGAGCTTGCTGCCCTAGGCTGTAAGGTCAAGTCACTGGGTACCTACTTTACTTATTTAACTTCAGACGATGCAGAGTAA
- the rpmA gene encoding 50S ribosomal protein L27: MKLLLALDLQLFASKKGVGSTKNGRDSESKRLGAKRADGQFVTGGSILYRQRGTKIYPGTNVGRGGDDTLFAKVDGVVKFERLGRDRKQVSVYPATQEA, from the coding sequence ATGAAATTATTATTAGCATTAGACCTTCAACTTTTCGCATCGAAAAAAGGGGTTGGTTCTACTAAAAACGGACGTGACTCTGAGTCTAAACGACTTGGTGCTAAACGTGCTGATGGCCAATTCGTAACTGGTGGTTCAATTCTTTACCGTCAACGCGGTACAAAAATTTACCCAGGTACAAACGTAGGTCGTGGTGGTGACGATACACTATTTGCTAAAGTTGACGGCGTTGTGAAATTCGAACGTTTAGGTCGCGATCGCAAACAAGTATCTGTATACCCAGCAACACAAGAAGCTTAA
- the tgt gene encoding tRNA guanosine(34) transglycosylase Tgt — protein sequence MTQPAIRYELLHTCKQTGARLGIVHTPHGSFETPAFMPVGTQATVKTMSPEELKEMNAGIILSNTYHLWLRPGNDIVKEAGGLHKFMNWDRPILTDSGGFQVFSLSQFRKIEEEGVHFRNHLNGDKLFLSPEKAMEIQNDLGSDIMMAFDECPPYPATHEYMLQSVDRTTRWAKRCKEAHKRPEDQGLFGIIQGGEYEDLRRRSAEALVELDFPGYAIGGLSVGEPKDVMNRVLEFTTPMMPENKPRYLMGVGSPDSLIDGAIRGIDMFDCVLPTRIARNGTLMTSEGRLVVKNAKYARDFGPIDPNCDCYTCKNYSRAYIRHLIRTEETFGIRLTTYHNLHFLLKLMEQVREAIRQDRLGDFREEFFEKYGFNGPNAKNF from the coding sequence ATGACACAACCAGCAATTCGATATGAATTACTTCATACTTGTAAACAAACAGGAGCTCGTCTTGGTATCGTGCATACACCACATGGCTCCTTTGAAACACCAGCATTTATGCCTGTAGGGACACAAGCAACAGTTAAAACAATGTCCCCAGAAGAATTAAAAGAAATGAATGCAGGGATCATTTTGTCCAATACGTACCATTTATGGCTACGACCAGGTAATGATATTGTCAAGGAAGCAGGGGGACTTCATAAATTTATGAACTGGGATCGTCCAATTCTAACGGATTCAGGTGGTTTCCAAGTGTTCTCACTAAGCCAATTCCGTAAAATTGAAGAGGAAGGCGTTCATTTCCGTAACCATCTAAATGGAGATAAATTATTTTTAAGTCCAGAAAAAGCAATGGAAATTCAAAATGATTTAGGCTCTGACATTATGATGGCTTTCGATGAATGTCCACCATATCCTGCAACACATGAATACATGTTGCAATCAGTCGATCGTACAACTCGTTGGGCAAAACGCTGTAAAGAAGCACATAAGCGTCCAGAAGACCAAGGTTTATTTGGTATCATTCAAGGCGGGGAGTACGAGGATTTACGCCGCCGTTCGGCAGAAGCCTTAGTAGAATTAGACTTCCCAGGTTACGCAATTGGTGGTTTATCTGTTGGTGAGCCGAAAGATGTGATGAACAGAGTTTTAGAATTCACAACACCAATGATGCCTGAAAATAAACCACGTTATTTAATGGGGGTTGGCTCACCAGACTCTTTAATTGATGGAGCTATTCGTGGAATTGATATGTTTGACTGTGTACTGCCAACACGTATTGCACGTAATGGTACACTAATGACCTCTGAGGGACGTCTAGTAGTGAAAAATGCCAAATATGCACGTGACTTTGGCCCAATAGATCCAAACTGTGATTGCTATACATGTAAAAATTATTCTCGTGCCTACATTCGCCACCTTATTCGCACAGAAGAAACGTTTGGAATTCGTTTAACAACTTATCATAATTTACATTTCCTATTAAAATTGATGGAACAAGTACGTGAGGCAATTCGTCAAGACCGTCTTGGTGATTTCCGTGAGGAATTCTTTGAAAAATATGGCTTTAATGGCCCAAATGCGAAAAACTTTTAA
- the queA gene encoding tRNA preQ1(34) S-adenosylmethionine ribosyltransferase-isomerase QueA — protein MRVEDFDFELPEELIAQTPLADRTASRLMVVTPGSNKVEHHHFAHILDELHAGDCLVLNDTRVLPARLMGVKEETGAHIEVLLLKQLAGTDEWETLVKPAKRVKVGTTITFGDGLLSATCTGELEHGGRTFEFHYDGIFYEILEQLGEMPLPPYIREKLGDKDRYQTVYAKERGSAAAPTAGLHWTEQLLEQVKAKGVEVVFITLHVGLGTFRPVSVDSIENHEMHAEFYSVTEQAADTINRVKRNGGKVIAVGTTSTRTLETIGSKYDGEVRAEQGWTSIFIYPGYNFTVVDGLITNFHLPKSTLVMLVSTLATRETILSAYQQAVEEKYRFFSFGDAMFIRPKK, from the coding sequence ATGCGTGTAGAAGATTTTGATTTTGAATTACCAGAGGAGCTCATTGCCCAAACACCATTAGCCGATCGTACAGCAAGTCGATTAATGGTCGTAACACCTGGTTCCAATAAAGTAGAGCACCACCATTTTGCTCATATTTTAGATGAGCTACATGCAGGAGACTGTCTTGTATTAAATGATACAAGAGTCTTACCTGCTCGCTTAATGGGCGTCAAAGAAGAAACAGGTGCACATATAGAAGTATTGCTATTGAAGCAATTAGCTGGTACAGATGAGTGGGAAACACTTGTAAAACCAGCGAAGCGTGTAAAGGTAGGGACAACTATCACATTTGGAGATGGTTTATTGTCAGCGACTTGTACGGGTGAGCTTGAACATGGCGGACGTACATTTGAATTTCATTACGATGGAATCTTTTATGAAATATTAGAACAGCTTGGTGAGATGCCGTTGCCTCCATATATTCGTGAAAAACTAGGGGACAAGGATCGTTACCAAACAGTTTATGCCAAAGAACGTGGCTCAGCTGCAGCGCCTACAGCAGGACTGCATTGGACAGAGCAATTATTAGAGCAAGTGAAAGCTAAAGGTGTAGAAGTAGTCTTTATCACATTACATGTAGGACTTGGTACTTTCCGTCCAGTGAGTGTAGATTCAATTGAAAACCATGAAATGCATGCTGAATTTTATAGTGTTACCGAACAAGCAGCAGACACAATTAATCGTGTAAAGCGTAACGGTGGTAAGGTAATAGCTGTTGGGACAACCTCTACACGAACATTAGAAACGATTGGCTCTAAATACGATGGCGAAGTGCGGGCTGAACAGGGTTGGACATCAATTTTCATTTATCCGGGCTACAACTTCACGGTGGTAGATGGGTTAATTACCAATTTCCATTTACCAAAATCAACGCTTGTCATGCTTGTTAGTACACTAGCCACACGCGAAACCATTTTAAGCGCCTATCAACAAGCTGTAGAGGAAAAATATCGCTTCTTCAGTTTTGGGGATGCGATGTTTATACGTCCGAAAAAATAA